One region of Erwinia tracheiphila genomic DNA includes:
- the arnT gene encoding lipid IV(A) 4-amino-4-deoxy-L-arabinosyltransferase, giving the protein MKMMRNGFLLLVLFSLYYLIPLEFRHIWQPDETRYAEISREMLVSGNWVVPHFFDLRYFEKPIAGYWINNLSQLIFGHNNFAVRFGSVFSTTLTALLVYWLTLRIWRDRTTALMAGVIFLSSLLVYGIGSYAVLDPMITMWLTAAMCCYWLATNATTTRKQVFAWLLMGFACGMGFMTKGFLALAVPVVAIVPWAIQQKRFISLLKFGLLAVVGAVIISAPWAIAVAQREPDFWHYFFWVEHIQRFAEDNAQHKAPFWYYLPILLLGCLPWLALLPGALRNGWCNRNENSGSFYLLSWVVMPLIFFSIAKGKLPTYILPCFAPLAALMARQAMLLVARQGRALWVNGWINLAFGLLCVITIIGFLAPWSLLKHSLYGHHELLKVVLAGGAFLLWAACGFLTLSASSERWAWSALCPLGLALVVGFVIPDKIVDSKQPQQFIQEIKSEIGTSRFLLANNPGIASGLAWELRRSDIILYQQRGEMQYGLSYADAQDKFVAGPDFPQWLAKHRHEGQVTLVLLLSRSDEGHEPYLPKADFTHRQGRIVMYQYNQTP; this is encoded by the coding sequence ATGAAAATGATGAGAAATGGCTTTCTCCTTTTGGTTCTTTTTTCTCTTTATTATTTGATTCCCCTGGAATTTCGCCACATTTGGCAACCGGATGAGACCCGTTATGCCGAGATTAGCCGGGAGATGCTGGTTAGCGGCAACTGGGTTGTTCCGCATTTCTTTGATCTCCGTTATTTTGAAAAACCAATTGCTGGCTACTGGATTAATAATCTTAGTCAATTGATTTTTGGTCACAATAATTTTGCAGTGCGCTTTGGCTCGGTGTTTTCCACCACCCTTACGGCGCTCCTGGTTTACTGGCTGACGTTGCGCATCTGGCGCGACCGTACTACTGCCTTGATGGCCGGAGTGATCTTCCTCTCCAGCCTGTTGGTCTATGGCATTGGCAGCTACGCTGTACTCGACCCGATGATCACGATGTGGCTGACAGCGGCTATGTGCTGCTACTGGCTGGCAACAAACGCGACAACCACTCGCAAACAGGTGTTCGCCTGGCTACTAATGGGCTTCGCCTGCGGTATGGGCTTTATGACGAAAGGGTTTCTGGCGCTGGCGGTGCCGGTGGTGGCCATCGTTCCCTGGGCTATCCAGCAGAAACGTTTTATATCCTTGCTAAAGTTTGGTCTGCTGGCGGTAGTGGGCGCGGTGATAATCAGTGCACCCTGGGCAATCGCCGTTGCACAACGTGAGCCGGATTTCTGGCACTACTTTTTCTGGGTTGAGCATATTCAGCGATTCGCTGAAGACAATGCGCAGCACAAGGCACCTTTCTGGTATTACTTGCCGATTTTGCTGTTGGGGTGTCTGCCCTGGCTCGCGCTATTGCCGGGAGCACTTCGCAATGGCTGGTGTAACCGTAATGAAAACAGCGGCAGTTTTTATTTGCTGAGTTGGGTGGTGATGCCGCTGATCTTTTTCAGCATCGCAAAAGGTAAATTGCCAACCTATATCCTGCCTTGCTTTGCACCGCTGGCGGCTCTGATGGCACGGCAGGCAATGTTGCTTGTCGCCCGTCAGGGAAGGGCGCTATGGGTTAATGGCTGGATCAATCTGGCGTTTGGGCTGCTTTGTGTTATTACCATTATCGGCTTCCTTGCCCCATGGAGTCTGTTAAAACATTCTCTTTACGGTCATCACGAGCTTCTCAAAGTGGTGCTTGCAGGAGGTGCATTTCTGCTGTGGGCCGCATGCGGTTTTCTCACCCTTAGCGCATCGTCAGAGCGCTGGGCATGGTCCGCATTGTGTCCGTTAGGGCTGGCGCTGGTGGTAGGGTTTGTGATACCGGACAAAATAGTGGATTCCAAACAGCCGCAGCAGTTTATTCAGGAAATTAAAAGCGAAATTGGCACCAGCCGCTTTCTGCTGGCAAATAATCCCGGGATTGCATCGGGGCTGGCGTGGGAGCTACGGCGCAGCGACATTATACTCTATCAGCAGCGAGGTGAAATGCAGTACGGCCTGAGCTATGCTGATGCTCAGGATAAATTTGTTGCCGGACCGGATTTCCCGCAGTGGTTGGCTAAACATCGTCATGAAGGTCAGGTTACGCTGGTTTTGCTGTTATCGCGTAGTGATGAAGGCCATGAGCCTTATTTGCCCAAAGCCGATTTCACTCACCGACAAGGAAGAATAGTGATGTACCAGTACAATCAGACGCCATGA
- the arnE gene encoding 4-amino-4-deoxy-L-arabinose-phosphoundecaprenol flippase subunit ArnE, translated as MNLLLILLSSLLSCSGQLCQKQAAYHALLKGKKHLLCWLSLSVLLLGCAMLVWLRVLQHVPVSVAYPMLSVNFILVVLAARWLWKEPVSLRHWLGIGLIVAGVAVMGMFA; from the coding sequence ATGAATCTGCTGCTGATTTTGCTTTCCAGTCTGTTGAGCTGTAGCGGGCAACTCTGCCAGAAGCAGGCCGCGTATCATGCCCTGCTGAAAGGAAAAAAACATCTGCTGTGCTGGTTAAGCCTGAGCGTACTACTGCTGGGTTGCGCCATGCTGGTGTGGTTACGGGTGCTACAGCATGTTCCGGTTAGTGTGGCTTACCCGATGTTAAGCGTAAACTTTATTCTGGTGGTACTTGCGGCTCGCTGGCTGTGGAAGGAACCGGTTTCGCTGCGCCATTGGTTGGGTATTGGCCTGATTGTGGCAGGCGTGGCGGTGATGGGGATGTTTGCCTGA
- the arnF gene encoding 4-amino-4-deoxy-L-arabinose-phosphoundecaprenol flippase subunit ArnF: MGVLLALCSVLLVSGAQLLMRWSMMRLPSVSDISLFVNDLLQCSPATLGLACGILAYVLSMFCWFLALQRMALSKAYPLLSLSYVMVWAMAMLLPELNEVFQWAKLVGVLMIFCGLLLVCWPAPTKSEQ; this comes from the coding sequence ATGGGCGTTTTACTGGCGTTATGCAGTGTACTGTTGGTCAGTGGGGCGCAGTTGCTGATGCGTTGGTCGATGATGCGTCTGCCGTCCGTCAGCGATATTTCGCTGTTTGTTAACGACCTTTTGCAATGTTCACCCGCCACGCTCGGGCTGGCTTGCGGTATTCTGGCTTATGTGCTTTCCATGTTTTGCTGGTTTCTCGCGCTGCAACGAATGGCGCTCAGTAAAGCTTATCCTTTACTGAGTCTTAGCTATGTTATGGTGTGGGCAATGGCAATGCTTTTGCCAGAACTGAATGAGGTGTTTCAGTGGGCGAAACTTGTAGGGGTCTTGATGATTTTTTGCGGTTTGCTGCTGGTTTGCTGGCCAGCGCCGACAAAAAGCGAGCAATAA
- a CDS encoding acetolactate decarboxylase, which translates to MKTGNPQSFRVRCQITSRLIQLIRRPQPATIETCDISEVSDTQQEGYLHNIKGKLVGFWTSELYGHISVHGFHFIDEKQQISGHVLFYHAEEAIVSYEESRP; encoded by the coding sequence ATCAAAACCGGTAACCCTCAATCTTTCAGGGTCCGGTGTCAGATTACGTCGCGACTAATACAGTTAATCAGACGTCCACAGCCAGCAACAATTGAAACATGTGATATCAGCGAGGTATCGGATACACAGCAGGAGGGCTATCTGCATAACATCAAAGGCAAGCTGGTGGGATTCTGGACGTCGGAGCTTTACGGACATATTTCTGTCCATGGCTTTCATTTTATCGATGAAAAACAGCAGATAAGTGGTCATGTACTATTTTACCATGCTGAAGAAGCAATAGTTAGCTATGAGGAAAGCAGACCATAG
- the pagP gene encoding lipid IV(A) palmitoyltransferase PagP: MKLFRLFLPVMVACTELANINEAHAQRFTGIITSNWQYFSNKVSDTWSDAPCCDLYVPAITWHNRLAYDRDKTDRYNERPWGIGLGKSRFDENGNWNGLYAMAFKDSFNKWEPFIGFGWEKIWRPLNDQNFRLGLGYTAGVTARDNWKYIPIPAVLPLASVGYSKATFQMTYIPGTYNNGNVYFAWFRWQF; the protein is encoded by the coding sequence GTGAAGCTGTTCAGACTTTTCTTGCCTGTAATGGTCGCATGTACAGAGCTTGCCAATATAAATGAAGCTCATGCTCAACGTTTTACCGGAATTATCACGTCGAACTGGCAATATTTCAGTAATAAAGTGAGCGATACATGGAGTGATGCACCGTGCTGTGATCTGTATGTTCCAGCAATTACCTGGCATAATCGTCTGGCTTACGACAGAGATAAAACAGACCGTTACAACGAGCGACCCTGGGGGATTGGCCTTGGGAAGTCGCGTTTTGATGAGAATGGTAACTGGAATGGGCTGTATGCAATGGCTTTCAAAGACTCGTTTAATAAGTGGGAGCCATTTATCGGTTTTGGCTGGGAAAAAATTTGGCGACCTCTAAACGATCAAAATTTTCGCTTAGGCCTCGGCTACACTGCCGGGGTCACCGCGCGTGACAACTGGAAGTACATCCCTATTCCGGCAGTGCTGCCGCTTGCTTCTGTAGGTTATAGCAAAGCCACTTTCCAGATGACCTATATTCCGGGTACTTACAATAATGGAAATGTGTACTTTGCCTGGTTTCGCTGGCAGTTTTAA
- the cspE gene encoding transcription antiterminator/RNA stability regulator CspE, translating into MSKIKGSVKWFNESKGFGFITPEDGSKDVFVHFSAIQSNGFKTLAEGQRVEFEITNGAKGPSAANVAAI; encoded by the coding sequence ATGTCTAAGATCAAAGGTAGCGTTAAGTGGTTTAATGAGTCCAAAGGATTCGGTTTCATTACTCCTGAAGATGGTAGCAAAGACGTGTTCGTACACTTCTCTGCCATCCAGAGCAACGGTTTCAAAACTCTGGCTGAAGGTCAGCGTGTAGAGTTCGAAATCACCAACGGTGCCAAAGGCCCATCTGCTGCTAACGTTGCCGCTATTTAA